One part of the Sus scrofa isolate TJ Tabasco breed Duroc chromosome 8, Sscrofa11.1, whole genome shotgun sequence genome encodes these proteins:
- the NEUROG2 gene encoding neurogenin-2, which translates to MFVKSETLELKEEEDVLVLLRSASPASAALTPLSSSTDEEEEEELRSSGGASRPRGAEAGPGAQGRSPGGTEGCRPARLLGLVHECKRRPSRARAVSRGAKTAETVQRIKKTRRLKANNRERNRMHNLNAALDALREVLPTFPEDAKLTKIETLRFAHNYIWALTETLRLADHCGGGGGGLPGALFSEAVLLSPGGSSAALSSSGDSPSPASTWSCTNSPAPSSSASSNSTSPYSCTLSPASPAGSDMDYWQSPPPDKHRYASHLPIVRDCI; encoded by the coding sequence ATGTTCGTCAAGTCCGAGACCTTGGAGTTGAAGGAGGAAGAGGACGTGTTGGTGTTGCTCCGCTCGGCCTCCCCCGCCTCAGCAGCTCTGACCCCGCTGTCTTCCAGCACCgacgaggaggaagaggaggagctgcGCTCGTCGGGCGGGGCGAGTCGGCCGCGTGGAGCAGAGGCCGGGCCCGGGGCGCAGGGCCGCTCGCCGGGAGGAACAGAGGGCTGCCGACCCGCGCGGCTACTGGGTCTGGTGCACGAGTGCAAGCGGCGCCCCTCCAGGGCGCGGGCAGTTTCTCGGGGCGCCAAAACTGCCGAGACGGTGCAGCGCATCAAGAAGACCCGTAGATTGAAGGCCAACAACCGCGAGCGCAACCGCATGCACAACCTCAACGCGGCGCTGGATGCGCTGCGCGAGGTGCTCCCCACTTTCCCGGAGGACGCAAAGCTCACCAAGATTGAGACCCTGCGCTTCGCCCACAACTACATTTGGGCGCTCACAGAGACCCTCCGCTTGGCCGACCACTGCGGGGGCGGCGGCGGAGGCCTGCCGGGGGCGCTCTTCTCCGAGGCAGTCTTGCTGAGCCCGGGAGGCTCTAGCGCCGCGCTGAGTAGCAGCGGAGACAGCCCTTCGCCTGCCTCCACGTGGAGCTGCACCAACAGCCCCGCGCCGTCCTCCTCCGCATCCTCCAACTCCACCTCCCCCTACAGCTGCACTTTATCTCCTGCCAGTCCGGCGGGTTCAGACATGGACTATTGGCAGTCCCCACCTCCCGACAAGCACCGCTACGCATCTCACCTCCCCATAGTCAGGGACTGTATCTAG